The Bacteroidales bacterium genome contains a region encoding:
- the hydE gene encoding [FeFe] hydrogenase H-cluster radical SAM maturase HydE, with protein sequence MPTKHSASTGTTQKIVQILNKESLSRSDIVSLLSTQGPDKTLLFEHSARIKEQYVGNKVYFRGLIEFSNICHKNCLYCGIRHDNPHVKRYSVTDDEILDAARFAADNNYGSLVLQSGELETLGFTRRVEKLLKDIHKATQSKLRITLSCGEQEKAIYKKWYEAGAQRYLLRIESSSQKLYEKLHPNDELHSYKRRLKCLHDLQKTGYQVGTGVMIGLPFQTLQDLADDLLFMKKFDIDMIGMGPYLEHEDTPFYALRHLLIPLEERFQLALKMVAILRIMMKDVNIAATTALQAIDKLGREKAIKIGANVIMPNITPGKYRDDYLLYQNKPCTDENPDDCKSCLEARIALADNEIAYGEWGDSAHYSERNERRDGETGRGGDWEKGRRGEGVTG encoded by the coding sequence ATGCCGACGAAGCATTCAGCCAGCACAGGCACAACTCAAAAGATAGTACAGATTCTTAATAAGGAATCCCTATCCCGCTCCGATATCGTATCCCTTCTATCCACCCAGGGGCCGGATAAGACTTTGCTATTCGAACACTCTGCCAGGATAAAGGAGCAGTATGTAGGGAACAAGGTGTATTTCAGGGGACTTATCGAATTCTCCAATATATGTCATAAGAATTGCCTTTACTGTGGAATCAGGCATGACAATCCCCATGTAAAGCGCTACAGCGTTACAGACGACGAGATTTTGGATGCCGCACGCTTTGCCGCCGATAACAACTACGGATCGCTTGTCCTTCAATCGGGTGAGCTTGAAACGCTCGGATTCACCCGCCGGGTTGAAAAACTACTGAAGGATATCCATAAGGCAACCCAAAGCAAGTTGCGGATAACTCTTTCATGCGGAGAACAGGAAAAAGCAATATATAAGAAATGGTATGAGGCCGGGGCACAAAGGTACCTGTTGCGCATTGAATCATCCAGTCAGAAACTGTATGAAAAGCTTCATCCCAATGACGAACTTCACAGTTATAAACGACGGCTGAAATGCCTTCACGATCTTCAGAAAACAGGTTACCAGGTTGGTACCGGTGTTATGATTGGTCTCCCGTTTCAGACCCTCCAGGACTTAGCAGACGACCTGCTGTTCATGAAGAAATTTGATATCGACATGATCGGCATGGGACCTTACCTTGAGCATGAAGATACCCCTTTTTACGCCCTGCGTCATTTATTAATTCCCCTTGAAGAGCGCTTTCAGCTTGCCCTTAAAATGGTGGCCATACTCCGCATTATGATGAAAGACGTGAATATTGCTGCAACAACGGCCTTGCAGGCTATTGATAAACTCGGCAGGGAAAAGGCGATAAAAATAGGCGCAAACGTAATTATGCCCAATATAACTCCCGGAAAGTACCGCGACGATTACCTTCTATATCAGAATAAGCCTTGTACCGATGAGAATCCGGATGACTGCAAGTCATGTCTCGAAGCCCGTATAGCTTTAGCCGATAATGAAATCGCCTACGGTGAATGGGGTGATTCAGCACATTACAGCGAGAGGAATGAGAGGAGAGATGGGGAGACAGGTAGAGGGGGAGATTGGGAGAAGGGGAGAAGGGGAGAAGGGGTGACGGGG
- the hydF gene encoding [FeFe] hydrogenase H-cluster maturation GTPase HydF: MDKGREHKPHIGIFGRRNFGKSSLINSLTGQDVSIVSEQPGTTTDPVKKSIEIEGVGPAIIIDTAGIDDTGSLGELRVKKTKEVMQIIDLALLLVNGNASGSFEEELTESFYDSGVPFLFVHNKSDLVPLDPDFKSKLEQLYKVPVIEFSSVDNRNLKELVGTIKKTMPETAWRKQSLLGDLVNYGDIVLLITPVDTEAPEGRLILPQVQAIRDVLDNDCIAVVLKERELDTFLKRTAVKPKLAVCDTSVILKADASVPDNIPLTGFSILLARYKGDFEHYLDGTPAISDLKDGDRVLMLESCTHHVSCDDIGRMKIPRWMSSFTGRKLDFDVVSGLNHITRPITDYALVVQCGGCMITRKQLVNRLKPAIDAGIPVTNYGMAIAYMQGVYERAIAPFQPASFRGSNL, from the coding sequence ATGGATAAAGGAAGAGAACATAAACCTCATATCGGGATTTTTGGCCGCAGGAACTTCGGCAAAAGCTCCCTGATCAATTCACTGACCGGGCAGGATGTTTCCATAGTATCTGAACAGCCGGGCACTACAACCGACCCTGTTAAAAAATCGATTGAGATCGAAGGCGTCGGACCTGCCATAATTATCGATACAGCCGGAATTGACGATACCGGTTCCCTTGGAGAACTCAGGGTTAAAAAGACAAAAGAGGTAATGCAGATTATCGATCTTGCTTTGTTGCTGGTCAACGGCAATGCATCTGGATCCTTTGAAGAGGAGTTAACTGAATCGTTTTACGACTCAGGTGTGCCCTTTCTTTTCGTTCATAATAAATCGGATCTTGTTCCACTTGATCCGGATTTCAAATCGAAACTTGAGCAGCTTTATAAGGTGCCTGTGATCGAATTCAGTTCGGTCGATAACCGGAATCTGAAGGAACTTGTCGGCACAATTAAAAAAACAATGCCGGAAACGGCCTGGCGTAAACAGTCGCTGCTGGGTGACCTTGTGAATTACGGTGATATAGTATTGCTCATTACACCGGTGGATACTGAAGCACCCGAGGGTAGGCTTATCCTTCCACAGGTTCAGGCAATACGTGATGTGCTCGACAATGACTGCATTGCCGTGGTTCTTAAAGAAAGAGAACTGGATACTTTCCTGAAAAGAACCGCTGTCAAACCCAAACTTGCCGTTTGCGATACTTCAGTTATTTTAAAGGCTGATGCCTCAGTTCCGGACAACATTCCACTTACCGGGTTCAGCATCCTGCTCGCCAGATACAAAGGCGATTTTGAACATTATCTTGATGGCACTCCTGCCATTTCAGATTTAAAAGACGGCGACAGGGTGCTGATGCTCGAATCATGCACGCACCATGTTTCATGTGACGATATCGGCCGCATGAAAATTCCCAGGTGGATGAGCAGTTTTACAGGAAGAAAACTTGATTTTGACGTGGTATCCGGACTGAATCACATTACACGACCGATTACCGATTACGCGCTTGTTGTGCAATGCGGAGGCTGCATGATTACGAGGAAACAGTTGGTGAACCGGCTCAAACCTGCAATCGATGCCGGTATTCCTGTTACCAACTATGGCATGGCCATAGCATACATGCAGGGGGTTTATGAAAGAGCTATCGCCCCGTTCCAACCCGCGTCATTCCGGGGAAGCAACCTATAA
- a CDS encoding lyase family protein, with translation MRTEQDFLGAVQIPDDALYGINADRASRNFPDATRFFPEWYQALGSVKKACYITYKHYAETVHQKYPGKILPTPLIDPSVIDALIEAANEVEQGNHFDHFIVPAVQGGAGTSINLNVNEIIANRALQLTGNPPGTYKLIDPIEHANIFQSTNDVIPASLRVAIMRLLNDAEASVNSLRSAMEKIESASRDHIRIAYTEMQEAVPSTYGRLFSTYNDALSRDWWRISKCSERIKTVNLGGSAIGSGITVPSQFIRDVARTLHQVTNLPVSRAENLSDATSNQDALVEVHAILKAHAVNLEKIVSDLRLLSSDLFRNREIEIPKLQTGSSIMPGKVNPVIPEFVVSAVHRVYSNDSLVASLSGLGNLELNAYLPSIGHAMIESLKLLIAADHSLEVNMIAGLKLHKSGSFENMLGNPSVTTALVPYIGYNKAALLAREMKNRDINIFEANRQLNIIEQGRLERIITPENLIREGFSLNDMVE, from the coding sequence ATGCGAACCGAACAAGATTTTCTTGGAGCTGTGCAAATCCCTGATGACGCCCTATACGGCATCAATGCAGACCGTGCGTCCCGGAATTTTCCCGATGCCACGCGGTTTTTTCCTGAATGGTACCAGGCTCTGGGTTCTGTTAAAAAAGCCTGCTATATTACCTATAAACATTACGCTGAAACGGTTCATCAGAAATACCCCGGAAAAATCCTGCCCACTCCACTTATTGATCCATCTGTGATTGATGCATTGATTGAAGCGGCCAATGAAGTGGAACAGGGAAACCATTTTGATCATTTCATTGTTCCGGCAGTCCAGGGCGGCGCAGGCACAAGCATTAACCTGAATGTTAACGAAATCATCGCCAACCGTGCACTTCAGCTCACGGGTAATCCTCCGGGAACTTACAAACTTATTGACCCGATTGAGCATGCCAATATATTTCAGTCTACAAACGATGTCATTCCTGCTTCCCTGCGTGTTGCGATAATGCGACTCCTGAATGATGCCGAAGCTTCTGTAAACAGCCTGCGTTCAGCCATGGAAAAGATCGAATCCGCTTCGCGCGATCACATTCGTATAGCCTATACCGAAATGCAGGAAGCGGTGCCTTCAACATACGGACGTCTTTTCAGTACATACAATGATGCACTGTCGCGCGACTGGTGGCGCATATCAAAATGTTCTGAAAGAATCAAAACTGTTAACCTGGGAGGCAGTGCCATTGGTTCCGGAATTACGGTTCCGTCCCAATTTATCCGTGACGTGGCCCGTACTCTCCACCAGGTAACGAACCTGCCAGTCAGTCGTGCCGAAAACCTCAGTGATGCCACAAGCAACCAGGATGCACTGGTTGAAGTGCACGCTATCCTGAAAGCTCACGCGGTAAATCTTGAGAAAATAGTGTCGGATCTCAGGCTTCTGTCGTCCGATCTTTTCAGGAACCGTGAAATTGAAATTCCGAAGTTGCAAACCGGCAGTTCCATTATGCCTGGAAAAGTAAACCCGGTTATTCCGGAGTTTGTTGTAAGCGCTGTTCACAGGGTATATAGCAACGACAGCCTGGTTGCCTCGCTGAGCGGCCTTGGAAACCTGGAGTTAAATGCTTATCTGCCGTCAATAGGACATGCTATGATAGAAAGCCTGAAATTGCTTATAGCAGCTGATCATTCGCTTGAAGTGAATATGATTGCGGGTTTAAAACTTCACAAATCCGGTTCGTTTGAGAATATGCTCGGCAATCCTTCAGTCACCACCGCCCTTGTGCCTTACATCGGCTATAATAAGGCTGCCCTGCTGGCCCGTGAAATGAAAAACAGGGATATAAATATTTTTGAAGCGAACCGGCAACTGAACATAATCGAACAGGGCAGGCTCGAACGGATAATTACACCTGAAAATCTTATCCGCGAAGGTTTTTCATTAAATGATATGGTAGAATAA
- the hydG gene encoding [FeFe] hydrogenase H-cluster radical SAM maturase HydG, which yields MKFNPQQYRIPDEPMKPFIDAAEIEMLLENAKPDKVIVRDIIAKSLDKHRLSLAETAMLINARDEELVEEIRDGAHRLKKAVYGNRIVLFAPLYIGNKCTNNCQYCGFRVSNKDQVRTTLNTHQIIGEVMALEDQGQKRLILVFGEHPDYGPQFIADAARTVYSVKKGNGEIRRVNINAAPLDIEGFRIVKEAGIGTYQIFQETYHPEAYKIYHPSGRKRDYEYRLTALDRAQEAGLDDVGIGALFGLYDWRFEVMGLLRHTNHLEACYNIGPHTISFPRIKDASSVGEVKYAVSDSDFARMVAILRLAVPYTGMILTAREPAHIRTELMKYGISQIDGGTKIELGAYSDVENESQDLNREQFKINDDRSLAEVIDELIETGHIPSFCTACYRLGRTGEHFMEFSVPGFIKNFCSPNAMLTLAEYIEDYASPEVAQKGYAIIEENINQLNGNVRIDELRNRLERIKAGERDLYF from the coding sequence ATGAAATTCAATCCCCAACAATACCGCATCCCGGATGAGCCTATGAAACCTTTCATTGATGCGGCTGAAATTGAAATGCTTCTTGAAAATGCAAAACCGGACAAGGTTATTGTCAGGGATATCATTGCCAAGTCGCTCGACAAACACCGGTTGAGCCTGGCCGAAACAGCCATGCTCATCAATGCACGTGATGAGGAATTGGTGGAAGAGATCCGGGATGGTGCACACCGCCTGAAAAAAGCCGTATACGGCAACCGTATCGTCCTGTTTGCTCCGCTGTATATAGGGAACAAATGCACGAACAATTGCCAGTATTGCGGATTCAGGGTGTCAAACAAAGACCAGGTACGCACTACACTCAACACACATCAGATCATCGGCGAGGTCATGGCTCTTGAAGACCAGGGACAGAAACGACTGATCCTTGTTTTTGGTGAACACCCTGATTACGGCCCTCAGTTTATCGCCGATGCTGCCCGCACGGTTTATTCTGTTAAAAAAGGAAACGGTGAAATCAGGAGGGTTAATATCAATGCAGCACCTCTTGATATTGAAGGATTCCGGATTGTTAAAGAAGCAGGAATCGGAACCTACCAGATTTTCCAGGAAACTTACCATCCTGAAGCATACAAAATATACCATCCTTCAGGCAGGAAAAGGGACTATGAATATCGCCTTACGGCGCTCGACCGCGCACAGGAAGCCGGTCTCGATGATGTGGGCATTGGTGCGCTTTTCGGCTTATACGATTGGCGATTTGAGGTTATGGGTTTGCTTCGTCATACGAACCACCTGGAAGCTTGCTATAACATCGGCCCTCATACCATTTCATTTCCAAGGATCAAAGATGCTTCATCGGTTGGTGAAGTTAAATATGCCGTAAGTGATTCCGATTTCGCCAGGATGGTGGCTATTCTGCGCCTTGCCGTGCCCTATACGGGAATGATACTCACAGCCAGGGAGCCTGCTCATATTCGCACCGAACTGATGAAATACGGCATATCACAAATTGATGGCGGTACAAAAATTGAACTTGGCGCATACTCTGATGTTGAGAATGAATCGCAGGACCTTAACAGGGAACAGTTTAAAATCAACGACGACCGTTCGCTCGCCGAAGTAATCGATGAGCTGATTGAAACAGGGCACATCCCCTCATTCTGTACGGCTTGTTACCGCCTGGGCAGAACCGGGGAGCATTTCATGGAGTTCTCAGTACCGGGCTTCATTAAGAATTTCTGTTCGCCCAATGCCATGCTTACGCTTGCCGAATACATCGAAGATTACGCATCACCCGAAGTGGCTCAGAAAGGCTATGCCATTATAGAAGAAAATATTAACCAGCTCAACGGAAACGTCCGCATCGACGAACTCCGGAACCGGCTGGAGAGGATTAAGGCAGGGGAGAGGGACCTTTATTTTTAA
- a CDS encoding TM1266 family iron-only hydrogenase system putative regulator codes for MEKRIGAIIILVREKDNVQQLNAILSGHSSVIIARQGIPIRDRGISVISLVVEGTNDEISTLSGQLGRLDGITSKTVYAKE; via the coding sequence ATGGAAAAGAGAATCGGAGCCATCATTATCCTTGTTCGGGAAAAAGACAACGTTCAGCAACTCAACGCCATTCTTTCAGGCCATTCATCCGTGATAATAGCCCGTCAGGGCATTCCTATCCGTGATCGTGGAATCAGCGTAATCTCACTTGTTGTGGAAGGTACCAACGATGAAATAAGCACTCTTTCGGGCCAACTGGGCCGATTGGATGGTATAACCAGCAAAACGGTATACGCGAAAGAATGA